One Roseimaritima multifibrata DNA window includes the following coding sequences:
- a CDS encoding NAD(P)/FAD-dependent oxidoreductase, whose product MESQYDVVVIGGGPGGTAAAATVAEAGLRTLLVEREPMPRFHVGESLMPEVYWPLERLGMVDRIREAGFVNKESVQFVSANGKESAPFYFRQHDERECSTTWQVERAEFDQMLFDRAEELGADCYDDTRILDIRMEGERATGVLLRDSKGTEHEIQAKVVVDASGQQSLIANKLKLKEVDPNLKKIAIWSYYKNALRDDGENEGATIILQCEHRKAWFWFIPQSRGVTSIGCVGDRSFLLDGKQSPTEIFEREVLNCPGMVRRLEPATRVGDIRLTKEFSYTTKQHSGEGWVLVGDAFGFIDPVYSSGVYFALEMGIRAGDAIIEGHAKGDYSGDQLGKWAEEFKSGSRWIRKLVDVFYTPEFSIGRFLKAHPQHQGNLVDLLIGRTFHDGAGKIFDDLDPALKMAVEEARK is encoded by the coding sequence ATGGAAAGTCAGTACGACGTGGTGGTGATCGGCGGTGGTCCTGGTGGGACTGCCGCAGCGGCGACGGTTGCGGAAGCGGGCTTGCGAACCCTACTGGTGGAGCGTGAGCCGATGCCACGATTCCATGTTGGCGAATCGCTGATGCCCGAAGTCTACTGGCCGCTGGAACGTCTAGGGATGGTAGACCGGATCCGAGAAGCTGGCTTTGTGAACAAAGAAAGCGTTCAGTTTGTCAGTGCCAACGGAAAAGAATCCGCGCCATTCTACTTCCGCCAGCATGACGAACGCGAGTGCAGCACTACCTGGCAAGTGGAACGAGCGGAATTCGATCAGATGCTGTTTGATCGAGCCGAGGAACTGGGAGCGGACTGCTACGACGACACGCGGATCCTGGACATTCGCATGGAGGGAGAGCGAGCAACCGGCGTACTGCTTCGCGATTCCAAAGGAACCGAGCACGAGATCCAAGCGAAGGTGGTTGTGGATGCGAGCGGACAACAATCGTTGATCGCGAACAAACTGAAACTGAAAGAGGTCGATCCCAATCTAAAGAAGATCGCCATCTGGTCGTATTACAAAAACGCCCTTCGCGATGACGGCGAGAACGAAGGGGCAACCATTATCCTGCAGTGCGAACATCGCAAAGCTTGGTTCTGGTTTATCCCTCAATCACGCGGTGTGACGAGTATCGGCTGCGTTGGCGACCGCTCGTTTTTGCTGGACGGCAAACAATCGCCGACCGAGATCTTTGAACGCGAAGTTCTGAACTGCCCAGGAATGGTACGACGCCTGGAACCGGCGACTCGAGTTGGTGACATTCGTCTGACAAAAGAGTTCTCCTACACCACCAAACAACACTCCGGCGAAGGCTGGGTTTTGGTCGGAGACGCTTTCGGTTTTATCGATCCCGTTTATTCGTCGGGCGTTTACTTCGCCTTGGAGATGGGAATTCGAGCCGGGGATGCGATCATCGAAGGGCATGCCAAGGGAGACTACTCGGGCGACCAATTGGGAAAATGGGCCGAAGAATTCAAATCGGGCAGTCGCTGGATTCGAAAATTGGTCGATGTCTTTTACACTCCGGAATTTAGCATCGGCAGATTCTTGAAGGCTCATCCCCAACACCAAGGGAACTTGGTCGATCTTTTGATCGGGCGTACCTTCCACGATGGTGCCGGTAAAATCTTTGACGATCTTGACCCCGCTCTGAAAATGGCAGTCGAAGAAGCGAGAAAATGA
- a CDS encoding SpoIIE family protein phosphatase, whose protein sequence is MAFLSSRSEGTAGRYDLGDQAVIGRHPECDVLLTVGAVSRHHAKVYKEADQYFLEDLQSRNGTFVNGKLITSKESLSEGDRIRVCEVELVFHFDSPAPFVPSAEMTFDGTQFGILMVDDPAPSNDDSSSSRIDIRRSGDTHRLVASADAKLAALLKITRNLAQALSLDDVLPKVLSTLFEIFSQADRGFVVLREPDGSLAPRWVKTRGPQQDQTIRISRTIINEAMSAGEPILSLDAANDDRFDAAASIADFRIRSMICAPLIDSDGVAFGALQIDSSQGQGRFSENDIDLLAAVAAQAGIVIRNAQLHEQALLQREVEQDLKLSTEVQQAFLPQKSPTIAGYQLRSFYKAAHHIGGDYFDYIRLPGDRVGVVVADVTGHGVAAAMFMAKLSAETRFCLAGEPDVAKAIENLNDRMSALQVERFVTFLLMVIDPVQDSVSIVNAGHMPPIVRRAKDGQISEPGSDEAGLPIAIDAGFEYIDVPLQMEVGDLALMYTDGINEAMNSKDEQFGMDAVREIVAEGAGADATLQRLVSAVAAHVGNGPQDDDICVVIIERVEDEVSLPDHKTGGDLGTASDSGTDA, encoded by the coding sequence ATGGCATTTCTTTCGTCTCGCAGCGAAGGCACCGCGGGCCGTTACGACTTGGGAGACCAAGCCGTTATCGGTCGTCACCCTGAATGTGATGTCCTTTTGACGGTCGGTGCGGTTAGCCGACACCATGCCAAGGTCTACAAAGAGGCTGACCAATATTTTCTTGAGGACCTCCAAAGCCGAAATGGAACGTTCGTCAACGGAAAACTCATTACCAGCAAAGAATCGCTCTCCGAAGGGGACCGCATCCGCGTCTGTGAAGTCGAATTGGTATTCCATTTCGATTCTCCCGCACCCTTTGTGCCCAGTGCCGAAATGACCTTCGATGGGACTCAGTTCGGTATCCTGATGGTCGATGACCCGGCCCCGAGCAACGATGATTCCAGCTCCTCGCGGATCGATATCCGGCGGTCCGGCGATACCCATCGACTGGTCGCCTCGGCGGACGCAAAGCTTGCGGCGTTGCTGAAAATCACCCGCAACCTTGCTCAGGCACTCTCCTTGGACGATGTGCTTCCCAAGGTCCTTTCGACGCTCTTCGAGATATTTTCTCAGGCCGATCGCGGGTTTGTTGTTCTCCGCGAACCGGATGGATCGCTCGCCCCACGCTGGGTTAAAACGCGTGGGCCTCAACAGGACCAAACGATTCGAATCAGCCGCACGATCATTAACGAAGCGATGTCGGCGGGCGAACCGATCCTTTCGCTGGACGCGGCCAACGACGACCGTTTTGATGCGGCCGCTTCGATCGCCGATTTCCGCATCCGGTCGATGATCTGTGCTCCTTTGATCGACAGTGACGGAGTTGCTTTCGGAGCATTGCAGATCGATTCCAGCCAAGGGCAGGGCAGGTTCTCTGAAAATGATATCGATCTGCTGGCAGCGGTGGCTGCCCAAGCCGGGATCGTTATCCGCAACGCTCAACTGCACGAGCAGGCGCTGCTGCAACGGGAAGTCGAACAAGATCTCAAGCTATCGACCGAAGTTCAACAGGCCTTCCTTCCGCAAAAATCGCCGACCATCGCAGGATACCAACTGCGAAGCTTCTATAAAGCAGCACACCATATCGGTGGCGACTACTTCGACTACATTCGGCTGCCGGGAGACCGGGTAGGAGTCGTGGTCGCCGACGTCACCGGACATGGTGTCGCGGCCGCGATGTTCATGGCAAAACTGTCTGCGGAGACTCGGTTTTGTTTAGCCGGGGAACCGGACGTTGCCAAAGCGATCGAAAACCTCAATGACCGGATGAGCGCCCTGCAGGTTGAAAGGTTTGTCACCTTTTTGCTAATGGTGATCGATCCTGTTCAAGATTCGGTTAGCATCGTGAACGCGGGGCATATGCCACCGATCGTCCGCCGAGCCAAAGACGGTCAGATTTCCGAACCAGGCAGTGATGAGGCGGGGTTACCGATCGCGATCGATGCCGGTTTTGAATACATCGACGTCCCCTTACAAATGGAAGTCGGCGATCTGGCATTGATGTACACCGACGGCATCAACGAGGCGATGAACTCAAAGGACGAGCAGTTCGGTATGGACGCCGTCCGCGAAATTGTGGCCGAGGGAGCGGGGGCCGACGCGACCTTGCAACGCCTGGTTAGCGCCGTTGCAGCCCACGTCGGAAACGGGCCGCAAGATGATGACATCTGTGTCGTCATCATCGAACGTGTTGAGGATGAAGTATCTCTTCCGGATCACAAAACCGGTGGGGACCTTGGAACCGCATCCGATTCGGGTACCGATGCCTGA
- a CDS encoding acylphosphatase codes for MPDSIRTKAIFHGTVQGVGFRAITRHQAGSFQVTGTVRNLPDGTVELIAEGSPDQVQRFIASVEEALRHRIEFVDRCDSQATDEFTTFQIT; via the coding sequence ATGCCTGACTCCATCCGCACCAAAGCCATTTTCCACGGGACCGTCCAAGGGGTTGGGTTCCGAGCGATCACAAGGCACCAAGCTGGCTCTTTCCAAGTGACAGGAACCGTCCGCAATCTGCCTGACGGGACCGTCGAATTGATCGCCGAAGGAAGCCCTGACCAGGTCCAGCGATTTATCGCATCCGTCGAAGAAGCACTGCGGCATCGGATCGAGTTTGTCGACCGCTGCGATTCTCAAGCAACAGACGAATTCACAACGTTCCAAATTACTTGA
- a CDS encoding acyltransferase family protein, whose protein sequence is MAGIGYRPEIDGLRAFAVIPVILFHLGLSWIPGGYIGVDVFFVISGFLITSIIKRELDQGTFSFRDFWARRIRRILPAMTFVTAVTLAVSYVFVFRPDQQAIGQQGIAALLSFANIYFWQSIGDYWGTAAEESPFLHAWSLSLEEQFYLFFPLAMWLIFRLRSRWIQGCILTATIGSLVLFLGGLHDYPNATFYLLPTRVWELGTGCLLAVSLNKQSPKNSNFGIFAVAGLGMVVTSYFFIDKLNGGLGLAVVGTALIIAFGQTGLCNVLLSQRSVVHIGKISYSLYLWHWPILVLAPHLGFGWLGPFERIVLVVGTYFFALGTYHFVEKPTRRRRETVPVVLAASMLLVVIASMMATTLRLYDTSNFAEARWVTYDVDPRPGSILPSTLACKTVHVRPGNTSDAYYTGGVGVRGKSEDPEIIVLGDSHGVMWSDAIVSVAREEGISTRCFAMGGVSAFFHIPPTLGKSTRQLSKEELLRYSEARLAYIEKWNPRLVIIADWWGKRAEQSQSHALLAILKAQGTRVLLIEDPPTLLDVHNQNVMQLLAAKGVEPQDGIQHFMPYSLEKDDVGRKLVRELAASYDHVEYLPTYDLYAHDAGALVLDGKQVFYLDEHHLLQAGAQMIKPRLRDKILEILAD, encoded by the coding sequence ATGGCGGGAATTGGATATCGACCGGAAATTGACGGTCTTCGAGCATTTGCTGTTATACCTGTCATTCTTTTTCACTTAGGCCTGAGTTGGATTCCTGGCGGCTACATCGGTGTTGACGTCTTTTTCGTAATCTCCGGTTTCCTGATTACTTCGATCATCAAGAGGGAACTTGACCAAGGTACGTTTTCGTTTCGTGACTTTTGGGCACGCCGGATCCGACGAATCTTGCCTGCGATGACCTTCGTGACTGCCGTCACGCTTGCCGTTTCCTATGTCTTTGTATTCCGGCCTGACCAGCAGGCTATTGGTCAGCAAGGCATAGCAGCCCTGTTGTCCTTTGCAAATATTTATTTCTGGCAGAGCATAGGAGACTACTGGGGAACCGCCGCTGAAGAATCTCCGTTTCTCCATGCTTGGTCACTGTCCTTAGAAGAGCAGTTCTATCTGTTCTTTCCCCTCGCAATGTGGCTGATTTTTCGGTTGCGATCGAGGTGGATTCAAGGCTGCATCTTGACCGCAACTATTGGCAGTCTCGTCCTTTTCCTTGGGGGATTGCACGATTATCCGAATGCGACGTTTTACTTATTGCCAACCCGAGTCTGGGAACTTGGTACTGGCTGTCTACTGGCGGTGTCGCTTAACAAGCAATCGCCTAAAAATTCAAACTTCGGAATTTTCGCCGTTGCTGGTCTAGGAATGGTCGTCACTTCTTATTTCTTCATTGACAAACTCAACGGCGGCTTAGGGTTAGCTGTTGTTGGAACGGCATTGATCATTGCTTTCGGGCAGACTGGACTCTGCAATGTGTTGCTGTCTCAACGCTCGGTGGTTCACATTGGCAAGATATCTTACTCACTCTACCTCTGGCATTGGCCGATTCTAGTACTCGCACCGCATCTAGGGTTTGGATGGCTTGGCCCTTTCGAAAGGATAGTTCTGGTTGTTGGAACCTACTTTTTTGCTCTTGGAACCTATCACTTCGTTGAGAAACCAACGCGGCGAAGAAGGGAGACTGTTCCGGTCGTACTAGCCGCCAGTATGTTGTTGGTGGTCATAGCCTCAATGATGGCGACTACCTTACGGCTTTACGATACGTCAAATTTTGCTGAGGCACGTTGGGTCACTTATGACGTTGACCCACGTCCTGGAAGTATCCTCCCCTCGACGCTAGCATGCAAAACGGTCCACGTCAGGCCTGGGAACACATCTGACGCGTACTATACCGGTGGAGTTGGTGTTCGGGGAAAGTCAGAGGATCCTGAAATTATCGTTCTAGGGGATTCTCACGGTGTTATGTGGAGCGATGCAATCGTGTCGGTCGCACGAGAGGAAGGAATCTCCACAAGATGCTTTGCGATGGGCGGGGTGAGTGCGTTCTTTCATATTCCTCCCACGCTTGGTAAGTCAACCCGACAGCTCTCGAAGGAAGAACTCCTGCGATACAGTGAAGCGAGGCTTGCTTATATAGAAAAATGGAACCCCCGCTTGGTTATCATCGCTGATTGGTGGGGAAAGAGAGCCGAGCAATCTCAATCGCATGCCCTGCTAGCTATTCTTAAAGCACAAGGAACACGGGTATTGTTGATTGAAGATCCACCAACTTTGCTCGATGTCCATAATCAAAATGTGATGCAATTGCTTGCCGCTAAGGGAGTCGAGCCCCAGGATGGAATTCAGCATTTTATGCCGTACTCACTAGAAAAAGATGATGTCGGCCGGAAGTTAGTTCGAGAGTTGGCTGCGTCTTATGACCATGTTGAGTATCTACCGACTTACGATCTGTATGCTCACGACGCTGGAGCTTTAGTCCTGGACGGAAAACAAGTTTTTTATCTCGATGAACATCACCTCTTGCAGGCCGGTGCGCAAATGATCAAACCTCGATTGAGAGATAAAATTTTGGAAATACTTGCAGACTGA
- a CDS encoding prenyltransferase/squalene oxidase repeat-containing protein: protein MSYLQDLTLRLSAGAGSLSESLRERQTRWILAQQKPDGGFAGREGESDPYYTGFALRALMVLDGLTEESADSAAKYLQSRLDKQETIIDLISIVYGAAVLQLVAGIDVLGTADPRWPDRLADLLESMRRDDGGYAKSAEGRAGSTYQTFLTVLCYELIDRSVPNPQQAVDFLLRHEHEEGGFLEIRVGKRAGVNPTAAAIGALKTLGALTPEIRDRTVEFLADMQSDEGGFTANTRIPMADLLSSCTGMITLTDLEATDRINRRRVCHYAQQMERPEGGFAGFAMDPSQDVEYTFYGLATLALASDPSELGESL from the coding sequence GTGTCCTACCTCCAAGATTTGACCCTTCGCCTCTCCGCAGGGGCCGGCTCGCTCTCTGAATCACTTCGCGAAAGACAGACGCGCTGGATTTTGGCGCAGCAAAAACCGGACGGTGGATTCGCTGGACGCGAGGGCGAAAGCGACCCGTATTACACCGGGTTTGCCCTGCGCGCCCTGATGGTGCTGGATGGATTGACCGAAGAGTCCGCCGATTCCGCGGCCAAATATTTGCAATCCCGATTAGACAAACAGGAAACGATCATCGATTTAATATCGATTGTCTACGGCGCCGCGGTCCTGCAACTGGTTGCGGGAATCGACGTCCTGGGAACTGCCGACCCGCGTTGGCCCGACCGGTTGGCAGACCTGCTTGAATCGATGCGTCGCGACGACGGTGGGTACGCCAAGAGCGCCGAGGGACGAGCCGGGAGCACGTACCAGACGTTCCTGACGGTCCTTTGCTACGAATTGATCGATCGCTCGGTCCCCAATCCACAGCAAGCTGTCGATTTCCTGCTCCGGCATGAACACGAAGAGGGGGGATTTTTGGAAATCCGTGTCGGAAAACGGGCTGGCGTGAACCCGACCGCGGCAGCCATCGGAGCCCTGAAAACGCTTGGCGCCCTGACGCCTGAAATCCGCGACCGCACGGTTGAATTTTTAGCCGACATGCAGTCCGACGAAGGGGGATTCACCGCCAATACGCGGATCCCGATGGCCGATTTGCTTAGCAGCTGCACAGGGATGATCACGCTTACCGACCTGGAGGCTACCGACCGGATCAACCGGCGACGAGTCTGCCACTACGCTCAGCAAATGGAACGTCCCGAAGGGGGGTTCGCCGGTTTCGCAATGGACCCCAGCCAAGACGTCGAATATACGTTTTATGGATTGGCGACATTGGCCCTGGCGAGCGACCCTTCGGAGCTTGGCGAGTCGCTATAA
- a CDS encoding AAA family ATPase gives MNSMDAAVPIDDLLEAMNLSGVFAELDVHGTPKLNGPDAANWQGRLTGRQDELIEALGGAGTDDLQDVDHRYMRDLMRQYGISEPWTCKQLDEAEITTNYLVDGVLVEGQHAIIAGASKSMKTSIAIDLALSLAKPDRFLAKFWVPEAKRVLFLSAESGEGTIQETARRVAESKGFWLSACTNVHWGFWVPRAKSQEQLAVLEYQLDQSGADVVVIDPLYQCLSGEDMANLSMNGEQLQAIVGRCKQRGVTAVLVDHVKRGSTNANTFQPLELNDVSGAGKAEFFRQWLLIGRRERFDPEHALHRLWLTVGGSAGHCGLYAVDIDETRDVTTEARQWVVNAEKGSSAKVDDAKQRAEARAAKKEAEKAEKLEKNVAKIRETFKDTEPWTRRKIRAHADLSNEAAATALAKLMQLGEIEEGKAKTNGGTYGGYRWTRLAPINQD, from the coding sequence ATGAATAGCATGGACGCAGCGGTACCGATCGACGATCTACTGGAGGCGATGAATCTCAGCGGAGTCTTTGCAGAACTTGATGTTCACGGGACCCCGAAACTGAACGGCCCTGACGCTGCGAACTGGCAGGGTCGTCTGACAGGGCGACAGGACGAACTCATAGAGGCCCTGGGCGGTGCGGGGACCGATGATCTACAGGACGTGGATCATCGGTACATGCGTGATCTGATGCGGCAGTATGGGATCAGTGAGCCTTGGACCTGCAAGCAGCTTGATGAAGCCGAGATTACCACCAACTACCTTGTTGACGGAGTGCTTGTCGAGGGTCAGCACGCGATTATCGCGGGGGCATCCAAGTCCATGAAGACATCGATCGCTATCGACTTAGCGTTGTCCTTGGCGAAACCTGATCGGTTCCTTGCGAAGTTCTGGGTACCAGAGGCGAAGCGGGTGCTGTTCCTGTCTGCCGAGTCTGGAGAGGGAACCATACAGGAGACAGCCCGACGAGTTGCCGAATCGAAAGGATTCTGGTTGTCGGCTTGCACCAACGTCCACTGGGGCTTTTGGGTGCCGCGTGCGAAAAGCCAGGAGCAACTAGCGGTCCTGGAGTATCAGCTGGACCAGTCTGGTGCCGATGTTGTCGTGATCGATCCACTGTATCAATGCCTCTCAGGCGAGGACATGGCAAACCTTTCGATGAATGGAGAGCAACTACAGGCCATCGTCGGCAGGTGCAAACAGCGGGGCGTCACAGCGGTACTTGTCGACCATGTTAAACGTGGGTCTACCAATGCCAATACTTTCCAGCCCTTGGAACTGAATGATGTCTCCGGAGCCGGTAAGGCTGAGTTCTTTCGTCAGTGGCTCTTGATCGGCAGGAGGGAACGCTTTGATCCAGAGCATGCCCTACATCGGCTCTGGTTGACCGTAGGTGGTTCCGCTGGACATTGCGGCCTTTATGCGGTCGATATCGACGAGACGCGTGACGTTACGACAGAGGCCCGTCAGTGGGTCGTTAATGCCGAAAAGGGTTCCTCGGCAAAGGTGGATGATGCCAAGCAACGGGCGGAAGCCAGGGCAGCCAAGAAGGAAGCAGAGAAGGCAGAGAAACTGGAAAAGAACGTTGCCAAGATCCGTGAAACCTTCAAGGACACCGAACCATGGACCAGGCGAAAGATCCGTGCACATGCCGACCTCAGTAATGAGGCGGCGGCAACAGCCTTGGCGAAGTTGATGCAGCTTGGCGAAATCGAAGAGGGAAAAGCCAAGACCAACGGAGGCACTTATGGAGGATATAGATGGACAAGATTGGCACCAATCAATCAAGACTGA
- a CDS encoding DUF4062 domain-containing protein has protein sequence MRVFVSSTVYDLIDVRAELSQQLRNLGVTPVLSDDKLSDFRVQSDANSIETCLSNVASCDEVILILDRRYGPRLGKFGFENVSATHLEYRRAVERGIPVHLFIRDRLDADYAVWKKNGKEGSVSLAWVEQKDLGLFELLEEHSQLAAGDKSNWFFTFSNSLDLKAAASRYFKVKLLPHHLVEAIENNKFPIFDIQFDCDSEGFDAPSVLKYSTKLTNVGGVAAFNFYVRWEHMDDNGTRSIVVPGQTVLMTSLVKFRGAEEGQGFYLLASYESPLGIAVHDRYEIKASVRGGTLFSSGTLVSRKYRRTPKVTLEIEEA, from the coding sequence ATGAGAGTGTTCGTTAGCTCAACGGTTTACGATTTAATAGACGTGCGAGCAGAGCTTAGTCAGCAATTGCGCAATCTTGGCGTGACACCTGTGCTTTCTGATGACAAGCTCTCTGATTTCCGTGTCCAATCGGATGCGAATTCAATTGAGACTTGTCTGTCCAATGTCGCGTCTTGTGACGAAGTGATTCTTATATTGGACCGTAGGTACGGACCACGATTGGGGAAGTTTGGTTTCGAAAATGTTTCCGCGACCCATCTCGAATATCGCCGGGCAGTTGAACGCGGCATTCCCGTCCACCTATTCATTCGCGATCGGCTCGATGCGGACTACGCCGTCTGGAAAAAAAATGGCAAGGAAGGTTCCGTTTCACTTGCTTGGGTAGAGCAAAAGGATCTTGGGCTTTTCGAGCTCCTTGAGGAGCATTCACAGCTTGCTGCGGGCGATAAATCAAATTGGTTCTTTACGTTTTCGAATTCGCTCGACCTTAAGGCAGCAGCAAGCAGGTACTTCAAAGTAAAACTATTGCCGCACCATCTAGTGGAAGCTATTGAGAATAACAAATTTCCCATTTTTGACATTCAGTTCGACTGTGACAGTGAAGGGTTTGACGCTCCTTCAGTGCTAAAATATTCAACGAAACTTACAAATGTTGGGGGGGTGGCGGCGTTCAATTTTTATGTCCGATGGGAACACATGGACGACAACGGGACGAGATCAATCGTCGTGCCTGGACAGACTGTCTTGATGACGTCGTTGGTCAAATTTCGCGGCGCAGAGGAAGGCCAAGGATTTTATCTGCTCGCAAGTTACGAGAGCCCGTTAGGTATCGCAGTGCATGATCGGTATGAGATCAAGGCGAGTGTTCGTGGCGGAACATTGTTTAGCTCAGGCACACTTGTGTCGCGAAAATACAGACGAACCCCTAAGGTGACGCTAGAAATTGAAGAGGCATAA
- a CDS encoding helix-turn-helix domain-containing protein — protein MSISSPLLLSVADAAKMLATSERSLFRLTAPRGPIPPIRIGRSVRYSVDDLQAYVDSRRSAATRTQQVAEQTGLMVGTEMQEGR, from the coding sequence ATGTCTATCTCAAGCCCGTTGCTACTTTCCGTGGCCGATGCGGCCAAGATGCTCGCCACGAGCGAACGCTCACTCTTTCGCCTGACTGCTCCGCGTGGTCCCATACCACCAATCCGCATTGGGCGATCTGTCCGTTACTCCGTTGATGACCTTCAAGCCTATGTCGACAGCCGTCGAAGTGCTGCAACTAGGACTCAGCAGGTTGCCGAACAGACTGGTTTGATGGTCGGCACCGAGATGCAGGAGGGCCGCTAA
- a CDS encoding MerR family transcriptional regulator has product MPDLQFRANLAQEDRDAIAQSVTEALRPLIESRQTLLVDGDRMAKMLSISRPHLDKLRAAGAIPSLLLGHSRRYDPAAVMAAIEGKEVPHE; this is encoded by the coding sequence ATGCCTGATTTGCAATTCCGTGCCAACTTGGCACAAGAAGACCGGGACGCGATAGCCCAGTCAGTGACCGAGGCGCTCCGTCCACTGATTGAGTCCCGGCAGACCCTTCTGGTCGATGGTGACCGCATGGCAAAGATGTTATCCATCTCCAGGCCACACCTGGACAAACTGCGGGCCGCTGGTGCGATCCCTAGCCTGCTACTGGGCCACAGTCGGCGATATGATCCGGCAGCCGTAATGGCCGCGATAGAGGGTAAGGAGGTGCCTCATGAATAG
- a CDS encoding thermonuclease family protein, which yields MLGILSVLGLTALGCCGLLFVLFSFSGTPHRHVRHSVVDSTIATEPDAMVSELPAIESNASSDAGSETPELDEILETVELAEALDAAKSMEALAVAEVAEDSDQQQSMFATATAPSAEALAESGLSLPKQGNRTWIDKAGIHSVIATLGNVNSTHVQLERADSGKNIALPIETLSERDQVYVAYAIAPRIDPEAEVVLGKVNRVMDGDTIQIDAIEGDSRTIRLVGIDAPESSQRFGTAAKVWLTQQVSGKTLRVEITEKDRYGRFLGNVYVVDDGDRWLNREIILAGLAWHYVDYSKDIRLAQAQQVARGENAGLWQDARKVAPWDFRNGERIETAIPVNAESIRTTDIQVYITQYGSKYHSDGCKYLAKSRQPIPLSRAKSAYEPCSICKPPR from the coding sequence TTGCTAGGAATCCTTTCGGTACTCGGTCTAACAGCCTTGGGATGCTGTGGGCTGTTGTTTGTCCTGTTCTCTTTCTCGGGGACTCCGCATCGTCATGTCCGACACAGCGTTGTCGATTCCACGATTGCGACAGAACCAGACGCCATGGTGTCAGAGCTTCCTGCCATCGAAAGCAATGCTTCCAGTGACGCAGGTTCAGAGACACCTGAACTTGACGAGATCCTGGAGACAGTCGAGCTTGCTGAGGCTCTGGATGCTGCCAAATCGATGGAAGCCCTCGCCGTTGCTGAAGTCGCGGAGGACTCCGATCAGCAGCAGTCTATGTTTGCGACCGCAACAGCCCCCTCAGCGGAAGCTCTCGCAGAAAGCGGGTTATCGCTGCCTAAGCAGGGCAACAGGACCTGGATAGATAAGGCGGGCATTCATTCAGTCATTGCGACCCTGGGGAATGTCAACTCAACGCATGTTCAACTGGAACGAGCTGACAGCGGGAAAAACATTGCGTTACCAATCGAGACGCTCAGCGAACGAGATCAGGTTTATGTCGCCTACGCTATAGCACCAAGAATTGACCCTGAAGCAGAAGTCGTGCTCGGCAAGGTAAACCGGGTCATGGACGGGGACACGATCCAGATCGATGCGATAGAGGGAGATTCTAGGACGATCCGGCTAGTCGGGATTGATGCTCCTGAAAGTAGTCAGAGGTTCGGAACAGCCGCCAAGGTATGGCTGACGCAGCAAGTTTCCGGCAAGACGCTTCGCGTAGAGATTACAGAGAAGGACCGTTACGGACGTTTCCTGGGCAATGTGTACGTCGTCGACGATGGCGATCGCTGGCTGAACCGTGAGATTATCCTTGCAGGTCTCGCATGGCACTATGTGGACTACAGCAAGGATATCCGCCTAGCCCAGGCCCAACAGGTTGCACGAGGGGAGAACGCAGGGTTATGGCAGGACGCCCGTAAGGTTGCCCCTTGGGACTTCCGAAATGGGGAAAGGATTGAGACAGCGATCCCTGTTAATGCCGAATCGATCCGGACAACGGACATTCAGGTTTACATCACACAGTACGGATCTAAATATCACTCGGATGGGTGCAAGTATCTGGCCAAATCGAGACAGCCGATCCCCCTGAGCCGAGCCAAATCAGCTTACGAACCTTGTTCAATATGCAAACCGCCGAGGTAA